In Nostoc edaphicum CCNP1411, the sequence AAGCTGCGATCGCAGCATTAGAAAATAGACAAAAGCCCATCCCCGCATCACTTTCTGCATGATGCCCTGGGGGACGCGCTAGGACAAAAGCTGGATTAGCTGAACTTAACACAACCTCAACTCCATCCAGCCATGCACTGACTGCCAACAGTGCCACATCATAACTGCGTGGGGAAACTGGTGTATCTCCATCCAAAGGGCCACCGCCACTAGAAGCGATTTGCCAAAGTTTTTTGATGTAGGCTGGGCTATGTGCTCTAACCAACGATGGCATCAGTGATGATTGTTCTGATGCTGGTGTAGGCGATCGCCAGGAGATTTGATCTGCAAATGTAGCTACTTTTAGGGCATTTGCGATCGCTATCAAGCGTTCTGGTTTTTCAGGATGGTATTTTCCAGTCTTGTGATCTAAAAATTCGTCGGAATAGATGACTGGGAGCATAGGACGAAAAAGGTTGGCAGCAGCGACACTGAATGTTATTGTATCGTCACTGGTACAAACAGTTTTTCTTTGTACTACAGTTTTGGTCGTTTACTTTCAAGGATTTCTGTTGCTTTCTGGGCAGAAAGCGGCCGGTAGAATAGAAAGCCTTGTACTTCCTCGCAATTGATAGATTTTAAGAACTCTAATTCCTCTTCTTTTTCTACCCCTTCAGCTGTCAACTTTAATCCCAAGCTGTGTCCCAAGGTAACTATGGCCTTGATAATATGAGCTACTTTGACATCCTGCGTCAAATATTGAATGAAAGATTTATCTATTTTCAAATTATGGAGTGGTAAAAGTTGTAGGCGCGAGAGCGAGGAATGACCCGTACCAAAGTCATCAATGGAGATATAAACACCCATCTGCTTTAGATTCTCTAACACCGTCCTGGTAAAGTCTAAATCCTCAATGGCTGTGGTTTCCATAATTTCTAATTCTAAAAAGCGCGCTTCCAGACCCGTTTGTTCTAAAACTGTGGCTATAGTCTCCACCAATTTGGGTTGGCGGAACTGCTTAAGAGAAAGATTGACAGCCATCATTATGGGTGGTAATCCTGCATCTTGCCAGATTTTATTTTGAATACAGGCTGTCCGCAGCACCCATTCGCCGATGGGGACAATTAATCCACTTTCTTCGGCAAGGGGAATGAAGACACTGGGTGCAACCAATCCCATCTCTGGGTGCTGCCAACGCAACAGAGCCTCCACACCAGTAATTTCTTCTGTGGCAATGTTCACACGAGGCTGATAGTACACCGTAAATTCATTGCGTTCTAGGGCATAGCGCAAGCTCTTTTCTAAAGTCAAGAGTTCAGGATTTTTAGCGCTCAGGGAAACACTGTAGAATTGGTAGTTATTTCGCCCTTTGTCCTTGGCATAGTACAAAGCAGCATCGGCGTGCTGGATTAGTGTTTCGGCGTCAGGACTGTTGTTATCAAGCAACGCAATACCGAGGCTGGCAGTCACATAAAGTTCATGCCCTTGTAGATGGAAAGCATCCTCTAAAGCTTGTAAGATTCTGCACGCCACCAGCGTTACCTCTTCAATATCATTAACTCGTGGGAGTAAGATAGTGAACTCATCGCCTCCCCAACGGGCTATGGTGTCTCCGCCTCTAAGTGAGTCTTTTAACCTTTGAGCGACGCTTTGTAACAATTGATCTCCCAGAGTGTGCCCCAAGGTATCATTAATAACCTTGAAGCGATCCAGGTCAAGGAAGATCACAGCTAAACTTTCACTATTACGAGTGGCGTTGGGCAGAGTTTTACTGAGCAGTTCGTTAAATAGTAGGCGATTGGGCAACCCTGTCAGCACGTCATGGAGGGCTTGATAGCGAATCTTTTCTTCTACTTGCTGACGCTGCCGCGTACCAATGATACTGGCGGCCATGGTCAAAAGGCTAGATTCTTCGTGCCTAGACCAATGACGCTCAAAAGTGCAGTCTGCCAAGCCAAGGTATCCCCAAAACTCATTTTCCAAGCGAAGAGGCACTAAAAGAAGGGATTGAATGCCATCTCGAATTAGGAATTCTTGTTCGGCGACAGGAAATTTTTGGGTAATTCCGCTAATGGACTGGCCGGTAGAGAGAACATTGTACCAACGAGCTAATCCAGAAGCTTGATAAAGTAGATTTTGCCAATGGTGGTGGGTAGATTCAAAAAAAGAGTGCGTCCATTCAAATCGTAGGCTGACGGCTATTTCCCCTGTAGCAGGATGGAGATGGTTTTGAAAAAGATAAGCCCGATCTGCCTTGGCAGCTTCACCCAGTACAGCTAAGGCTCGATCAATACCAGTTTCATAATTCATTTCTCCTAGCAAATAATTGGCAGCTTCCGCAACTGCTTGTAGCAAGCGATCGCGCTGATGAAGTTCGGCTGTGGCTTGCTTTTGCTCTGTAATATCCCTAACAATAAAAGTTCTAATTAGATCACTTTCAGGAAGGTAAAGAACGGATTGTTCAAAAACTTCTGTGCCTACTTCCACTTCCCGCACAAAAGAATTTTGTTCTAGATTGTTAACTCCACTCAGGAGTCCTGTTAAAATCGGGTGTTCCGTACCAACTTCCCGAAGTTTAGGAAACTTGATACCTGCGGCTGGATTGAGATAAGTAATTCT encodes:
- a CDS encoding EAL domain-containing protein yields the protein MLGNEREKIRHLLVIQDLEGRRTVPLRETTYSLGRHPANTIVLASRSVSMQHAILLRVTVPETDQYGFQIIDGNYKGKGSTNGLFVNGAKCFSHNLRHGDVIAFGSNKAQAKYYAISNLSEQAFSESCDVEDLSGFLSEQASPANPFQTLAIDPSFEAASESALARLASFPELIPNPIIEMDFEGRITYLNPAAGIKFPKLREVGTEHPILTGLLSGVNNLEQNSFVREVEVGTEVFEQSVLYLPESDLIRTFIVRDITEQKQATAELHQRDRLLQAVAEAANYLLGEMNYETGIDRALAVLGEAAKADRAYLFQNHLHPATGEIAVSLRFEWTHSFFESTHHHWQNLLYQASGLARWYNVLSTGQSISGITQKFPVAEQEFLIRDGIQSLLLVPLRLENEFWGYLGLADCTFERHWSRHEESSLLTMAASIIGTRQRQQVEEKIRYQALHDVLTGLPNRLLFNELLSKTLPNATRNSESLAVIFLDLDRFKVINDTLGHTLGDQLLQSVAQRLKDSLRGGDTIARWGGDEFTILLPRVNDIEEVTLVACRILQALEDAFHLQGHELYVTASLGIALLDNNSPDAETLIQHADAALYYAKDKGRNNYQFYSVSLSAKNPELLTLEKSLRYALERNEFTVYYQPRVNIATEEITGVEALLRWQHPEMGLVAPSVFIPLAEESGLIVPIGEWVLRTACIQNKIWQDAGLPPIMMAVNLSLKQFRQPKLVETIATVLEQTGLEARFLELEIMETTAIEDLDFTRTVLENLKQMGVYISIDDFGTGHSSLSRLQLLPLHNLKIDKSFIQYLTQDVKVAHIIKAIVTLGHSLGLKLTAEGVEKEEELEFLKSINCEEVQGFLFYRPLSAQKATEILESKRPKL